TAGTTAATGAATATACCGATGATTAATTTCGTCAATCATCgtgataattaattgtaaaacgaTTATTAAACATCCGATCATTTACGGATCTTCCGGGTTCGATATATAGGATAACAATGTTAAGGGATGtcaaaatgcaaaatatttcttcctgtATTTCGCAACATGGCGAACACATCACCTCGTATATAACTGGCGTAATTTTAAAGACTCTTCAGTTTAGTCTCCATAAAGAATACTATGTACATCGTACGACAATTTATTTCTGTGTTTACGACGACCGCCATTGTGGTCATTCTTGCGATAACAAACGGTGGAAACGCGACTTTACCCGAAACCATAAAATGGACCGGTGGAAACTTCGAGTGGCCTTGTCCAACCACCAAGAACATGTTCAAAAGTAGTGGAAAATACATTTCGAAAAACGTAATCGCGACCAGGGTCGCGCTGTATACCAACAACGCCATTGTGGCCCTTCCCAGGTACAAATCAAAGAATTCCAATTTCGATCCTTCAGACTCAGGAAACTGCTCGATGAATCGGCTAGAGTCTTTGGTAAGATTACTGGTAATACGTGTAATTCATTTCGAACAAACCGGTTTGCGATATAGGTACAAGGCTGGTATTCCCGTGACGTTGGCGAAGATCTCTCAGGATGACCAAAGCTGCGAAGCAACCCTGGTCCCCTATCCTTGTTGGTCCCTTCAGGAGGAAGGAACTTGCACGGCTCTGCAGAACGTGGTAGACATTTATCTGGATCCTCAGAACATTCTCTGGGTTCTCGATACTGGAGTGGTGAACACTTTGGACGAACCTATGCGAAAGTGTCCGCCAAAAATCCTCGCTGTCAACGTCGTCACAGGCAAGGTAAGCGTTGTTTGCTAATCTACAATGTCTCTGTGTAATCCTATTAATACTTTTGCCTAGCGTGAACAAAGTAACTACTTTTACGCTTGTCAGTCTAACAGGAGCGAAcggattataattattattatctgtcTAGTTAAGTGCCGATTGCATTGCGTTATCACGGAGAACAGATTTgcattctttaaaatataagtttcAAGTTTATTATCGAATGGCATAAATTATCGATTGGCTCGAGCAACACTACGTCAAATCTCATATCGTAGTATTTATTAACGAGGTTGAGATACTGCCACGATCACGATGTGTTGCAACTATCCTTCTAACTGTTTCACACTTTTTTAACCACTTTCCGCTCCATTCTCTgatatttgacaatattcaGCTATCTTTCAAATCGTCTCCAAAAAGTGGGAAATATCGTTAAATCCTATAGTTACctcgttatttctttcatcgtttctctGACAGTTAGTGAAGACCGTAGACCTGACTGGATTGACGAGTTCGGCGTCCCGATTGCAATACCTGGTGTCCGATTACAGTCAGGACGGCAGAGTGTTCGTCTATGCGTCAGACGCTGCGTCAAGAGCCATCCTCGTCTACGATGTCACTCTAGGTCGAGGCTACCGCGTCGTTTTGCCCCAAGCCGTCGCCATGGGCACAACCCGAAGAGACGTTTTGTATCTTGCGCTTCTCCGACGTTCAGACGGGAGCACATGTTTGATCTTCACTTATTTAAGCAGTAGCCGTATGTTCTCCATCAGAACGGAACATCTACGCAGTGGTTCTGCCAATGGCAAG
The DNA window shown above is from Bombus pyrosoma isolate SC7728 linkage group LG7, ASM1482585v1, whole genome shotgun sequence and carries:
- the LOC122569178 gene encoding uncharacterized protein LOC122569178, with the protein product MYIVRQFISVFTTTAIVVILAITNGGNATLPETIKWTGGNFEWPCPTTKNMFKSSGKYISKNVIATRVALYTNNAIVALPRYKSKNSNFDPSDSGNCSMNRLESLVRLLVIRVIHFEQTGLRYRYKAGIPVTLAKISQDDQSCEATLVPYPCWSLQEEGTCTALQNVVDIYLDPQNILWVLDTGVVNTLDEPMRKCPPKILAVNVVTGKLVKTVDLTGLTSSASRLQYLVSDYSQDGRVFVYASDAASRAILVYDVTLGRGYRVVLPQAVAMGTTRRDVLYLALLRRSDGSTCLIFTYLSSSRMFSIRTEHLRSGSANGKIHDLGMKPKKMIFLGTDNGSALFFRYEGEPDVYRWDAANPFVSRCFDKVYTSAECSLATHVVADYARGRMRVLESNFPDYMQGSVGCGATQALNVM